Proteins encoded within one genomic window of Brassica rapa cultivar Chiifu-401-42 chromosome A09, CAAS_Brap_v3.01, whole genome shotgun sequence:
- the LOC103841803 gene encoding small G protein signaling modulator 1, producing the protein MLCGGEGKKWTCGKAGVVSLQKVASLVRDLSQPCLSQPGIQLLLSIGKMLKPEKWRAFFDCDGKVFGFHKALKLIILGGIDPSIRAEVWEFLLGCYALSSTSEYRSQLREARRERYNDLLKQCQMMHSSVGTGSLAYVVGSKVMDMRKSYKKEVVKESTDGSTEASVNDNEKTENHGDSSNNDTDTSHGHRRGSSSESVDIASPEASPFVLSSGGPHVADGVFDFPSLAVTDLFGRSSLDKKGVSTPDEEASVRSELRSEDEGMHSFRIDKNADLVIESSYNNNNNRSASIHSEIEVVDPESAEQLSHSGSTVEIVDGLRISDVPEMPSAKETPSRGGTVTEDRMSEWLWTLHRIVVDVVRTDTHLEFYEDPRNLGRMSDILAVYAWVDPATGYCQGMSDLVSPFVVLFEDNADAFWCFEMLIRRTRANFQMEGPTGVMDQLQTLWHILQLTDKEMFSHISRIGAESLHFAFRMLLVLFRRELSFDEALRMWEMMWAADFNASVAETLENDCLEPLVIQLPRQSEAEIGDPKIDDGHRNSTTSEPTSRSSDRMSKSGPLSKSSLLYISSLLPRSGPLPKTGPMSDDNDTEMKSASSSYNFCGLTRNLWSRNERTHVSSSVVSSFEKGDDPLPVFCVAAILIMNRHKIMKEARSIDDMIKIFNDKLLAIRVRRCIRTAMKLRKKYMYKNQVIKIKNHTQSQIQNQTTTQNQIPEEIQSHDENFSQRSSSHGPAH; encoded by the exons ATGCTTTGTGGTGGAGAGGGAAAGAAATGGACTTGTGGGAAAGCTGGTGTGGTAAGTTTGCAAAAAGTGGCTTCTTTAGTCCGGGATCTAAGCCAACCTTGTCTTTCACAACCAGGGATACAGCTTCTTTTATCT ATAGGCAAGATGCTTAAGCCAGAGAAGTGGAGGGCTTTTTTCGATTGTGATGGAAAGGTTTTTGGTTTCCACAAGGCGCTCAAATTAATTATCTTGGGG GGGATCGACCCATCAATAAGAGCTGAAGTTTGGGAGTTTCTCCTTGGCTGTTACGCATTGAGCAGCACCTCTGAGTACCGTAGTCAACTCAGGGAAGCTCGAAG AGAACGATACAATGATCTGCTGAAGCAATGCCAGATGATGCATTCGAGCGTGGGAACTGGTTCGCTTGCCTATGTTGTTGGATCCAAAGTCATGGACATGCGAAAATCATACAAGAAGGAAGTTGTAAAGGAATCTACAGATGGAAGCACAGAAGCTTCTGTAAATGATAATGAGAAAACTGAAAACCACGGTGATTCGAGTAATAATGATACTGACACATCTCATGGCCATAGAAGAGGAAGTTCTAGTGAGTCAGTTGACATAGCAAGTCCTGAAGCTTCTCCTTTTGTACTTTCCTCTGGTGGTCCTCACGTTGCGGATGGTGTTTTTGACTTCCCCTCTCTAGCAGTCACTGATTTGTTTGGGAGGAGTAGTTTAGATAAGAAAGGGGTTTCTACTCCAGATGAGGAAGCTTCGGTTCGAAGTGAGTTGAGATCTGAGGATGAGGGAATGCACAGTTTTAGAATTGATAAGAACGCAGATCTAGTCATAGAGTCTTCttataataacaacaacaacagatcTGCATCCATTCACTCAGAAATCGAAGTGGTAGATCCTGAGTCTGCTGAACAGCTGTCTCATTCCGGCTCCACGGTGGAGATAGTTGATGGTCTGAGAATCTCAGATGTTCCTGAAATGCCATCTGCAAAAGAAACTCCTTCTCGTGGTGGGACTGTCACGGAAGATCGGATGTCTGAATGGCTCTGGACATTGCACCGAATAG TTGTGGATGTGGTAAGGACAGATACTCACCTTGAGTTCTACGAGGATCCAAGAAATCTAGGAAGGATGTCTGATATCCTTGCTGTCTATGCTTGGGTTGATCCTGCAACTGGTTATTGCCAAG GTATGAGCGATTTGGTGTCTCCTTTTGTGGTTCTTTTTGAAGATAATGCTGACGCTTTTTGGTGCTTCGAGATGCTCATAAGAAGAACG CGTGCAAATTTCCAGATGGAAGGACCGACGGGTGTGATGGATCAATTGCAAACATTGTGGCATATATTGCAACTGACAGATAAAGAAATGTTTTCTCACATATCTCGTATTGGTGCTGAAAGCCTTCACTTTGCGTTCCGGATGCTGTTAGTGTTGTTCCGAAGGGAGTTGTCTTTTGATGAGGCTCTAAGGATGTGGGAG ATGATGTGGGCTGCTGATTTTAATGCCTCTGTTGCTGAAACTCTGGAGAATGATTGCTTGGAGCCGTTGGTGATTCAGCTTCCTAGACAATCAGAAGCTGAGATAGGGGACCCAAAGATAGATGATGGACATAGGAACAGTACAACTAGTGAACCAACTTCGAGGAGCAGCGACAGAATGTCAAAGAGCGGACCATTGTCAAAGAGCAGCCTGTTGTACATAAGCAGTCTACTGCCAAGAAGTGGTCCATTGCCAAAGACTGGTCCTATGTCTGACGACAACGATACTGAGATGAAGTCAGCATCATCTTCATATAATTTCTGTGGCTTGACAAGAAACTTATGGTCTAGGAACGAAAGAACACATGTCTCTTCTTCTGTTGTTTCATCCTTTGAAAAGGGAGATGATCCTCTTCCAGTCTTTTGTGTGGCAGCGATCTTGATTATGAATAGGCACAAGATCATGAAGGAAGCTCGGTCCATTGATGACATGATCAAG ATTTTTAATGACAAGCTGCTTGCAATTCGAGTTAGAAGATGCATACGCACAGCCATGAAACTTCGTAAAAAATACATGTACAAG AATCAGGTAATCAAGATCAAGAACCACACTCAGTCCCAGATACAGAATCAAACCACGACGCAGAACCAGATCCCAGAAGAGATTCAAAGTCATGATGAGAACTTCAGCCAAAGAAGTTCATCTCATGGTCCTGCCCACTAA
- the LOC103841804 gene encoding phosphatidate cytidylyltransferase, mitochondrial isoform X1, with protein sequence MESSEREELGSFLTAVPPVDFCCVYGSTLHPNNQDKSKMVDYILGVSDPMQWHSQNLKMNSHHYASWMVHLGGARLITEVADKVGVGVHFNPFVTWNDRKLKYGVVRMNDLVQDILDWNRFYLSGRLQKPLHLLVDNLDIEDVNSVNKRAALSAALLLLPSKFTEEDLYAKICSLSYMGDLRMLFAEDTNKVNKIVKGQFDLFQSMYKPFLQECETKNILRFSSAETNLVQDSSLSSSRSLVSSLPASVRSQMSKLLGEKKILSETGRVSREVCIGSREEAAKCMEKVMKRRVMVSSARQAVSGFLAAGAINATVYLSQKMRKAWNSRS encoded by the exons ATGGAAAGTAGTGAAAGAGAAGAGCTTGGTAGCTTCTTAACTGCTGTTCCCCCTGTGGATTTCTGTTGTGTTTATGGTTCAACGCTGCACCCAAATAACCAAGATaag TCTAAAATGGTGGACTACATCCTTGGCGTTTCTGATCCCATGCAATGGCACTCTCAG AATCTGAAAATGAATTCACATCACTATGCTTCATGGATGGTTCACCTTGGTGGAGCTAGGCTG ATTACGGAAGTTGCAGATAAAGTAGGTGTTGGAGTTCACTTCAACCCATTTGTCACTTGGAACGACAGG AAGCTAAAGTATGGGGTTGTTCGGATGAATGACCTAGTACAGGACATTCTGGACTGGAACAGATTCTACTTGAGTGGCCGTTTACAAAAACCG CTTCATTTGCTTGTTGATAATCTGGACATAGAAGACGTCAACTCTGTTAATAAGAGAGCCGCACTATCTGCAGCCCTTCTTCTCTTGCCTTCCAAATTCACCGAG GAAGATCTATACGCCAAAATATGCAGCCTTTCTTACATGGGAGACTTGCGAATGCTTTTTGCAGAGGACACTAATAAA GTGAACAAGATTGTAAAGGGGCAGTTTGATCTTTTCCAGTCAATGTATAAGCCTTTTCTTCAAGAGTGCGAGACCAAAAACATACTGAGATTCTCATCTGCTGAAACTAATTTAGTTCAG GACTCTAGCCTTTCATCATCACGCTCACTGGTCTCTTCTCTTCCTGCATCAGTAAGAAGCCAAATGAGCAAGTTACTTGGGGAAAAGAAAATCTTGAGTGAGACCG GTAGAGTTTCAAGGGAAGTTTGTATAGGTTCAAGAGAAGAAGCAGCGAAATGTATGGAGAAGGTAATGAAGCGAAGGGTAATGGTTTCAAGCGCAAGACAGGCTGTGTCTGGCTTCTTGGCTGCTGGTGCTATTAATGCAACAGTGTATCTTTCACAGAAAATGCGCAAAGCTTGGAATTCTCGGTCATGA
- the LOC103841804 gene encoding phosphatidate cytidylyltransferase, mitochondrial isoform X2: protein MVQRCTQITKISLKWWTTSLAFLIPCNGTLRLITEVADKVGVGVHFNPFVTWNDRKLKYGVVRMNDLVQDILDWNRFYLSGRLQKPLHLLVDNLDIEDVNSVNKRAALSAALLLLPSKFTEEDLYAKICSLSYMGDLRMLFAEDTNKVNKIVKGQFDLFQSMYKPFLQECETKNILRFSSAETNLVQDSSLSSSRSLVSSLPASVRSQMSKLLGEKKILSETGRVSREVCIGSREEAAKCMEKVMKRRVMVSSARQAVSGFLAAGAINATVYLSQKMRKAWNSRS from the exons ATGGTTCAACGCTGCACCCAAATAACCAAGATaag TCTAAAATGGTGGACTACATCCTTGGCGTTTCTGATCCCATGCAATGGCACTCTCAG GCTG ATTACGGAAGTTGCAGATAAAGTAGGTGTTGGAGTTCACTTCAACCCATTTGTCACTTGGAACGACAGG AAGCTAAAGTATGGGGTTGTTCGGATGAATGACCTAGTACAGGACATTCTGGACTGGAACAGATTCTACTTGAGTGGCCGTTTACAAAAACCG CTTCATTTGCTTGTTGATAATCTGGACATAGAAGACGTCAACTCTGTTAATAAGAGAGCCGCACTATCTGCAGCCCTTCTTCTCTTGCCTTCCAAATTCACCGAG GAAGATCTATACGCCAAAATATGCAGCCTTTCTTACATGGGAGACTTGCGAATGCTTTTTGCAGAGGACACTAATAAA GTGAACAAGATTGTAAAGGGGCAGTTTGATCTTTTCCAGTCAATGTATAAGCCTTTTCTTCAAGAGTGCGAGACCAAAAACATACTGAGATTCTCATCTGCTGAAACTAATTTAGTTCAG GACTCTAGCCTTTCATCATCACGCTCACTGGTCTCTTCTCTTCCTGCATCAGTAAGAAGCCAAATGAGCAAGTTACTTGGGGAAAAGAAAATCTTGAGTGAGACCG GTAGAGTTTCAAGGGAAGTTTGTATAGGTTCAAGAGAAGAAGCAGCGAAATGTATGGAGAAGGTAATGAAGCGAAGGGTAATGGTTTCAAGCGCAAGACAGGCTGTGTCTGGCTTCTTGGCTGCTGGTGCTATTAATGCAACAGTGTATCTTTCACAGAAAATGCGCAAAGCTTGGAATTCTCGGTCATGA
- the LOC103841806 gene encoding DNA-directed RNA polymerases II, IV and V subunit 8B: MASSIIMFEDIFVVDKLDPDGKKFDKVTRIEATSHNLDMFMHLDVNTEVYPMAVGDKFTLAMAPTLNLDGTPDTGYFTPGAKKTLADKYEYVMHGKLYKITERDGQTPKAEMYVSFGGLLMLLRGDPAHISHFELDQRLFLLMRKL, encoded by the exons ATGGCGAGCAGTATAATCATGTTCGAGGACATCTTCGTCGTTGATAAGCTAGACCCTGATGGCAAAAAGTTCGATAAAG TTACGCGTATTGAAGCAACTAGCCACAACTTGGACATGTTTATGCATTTGGATGTTAACACAGAGGTTTATCCGATGGCTGTTGGTGATAAGTTCACACTTGCTATGGCTCCTACTCTTAATCTCGATGGAACCCCTGATACTGGGTATTTTACCCCG GGAGCAAAGAAAACGCTTGCTGATAAGTACGAATACGTGATGCACGGGAAGCTTTACAAGATCACTGAGCGTGACGGCCAAACTCCAAAAGC AGAGATGTATGTTTCTTTCGGTGGCCTCCTAATGTTGCTTCGGGGAGATCCAGCTCACATTTCTCACTTTGAACTCGACCAGAGGCTCTTCCTTCTCATGAGGAAGCTCTGA
- the LOC103841808 gene encoding 2-(3-amino-3-carboxypropyl)histidine synthase subunit 2, producing MEMEFESRYEINRTVEFIISKSFTRIALQFPDELLKESTKVVRALKSKLKEMNAENGRDVRFFVMADTTYGSCCVDEVGALHIDSQCVVHYGQTCLSPTSVLPAFFVFGKASINVASCVKHLLDYMSKSNKPVLILYGLEYAHVIPSIQEELGLSKPESQLKFSVANVLCSFISPSKDPRESMEHPVPSGEDSLSSSRNYRLGGLTWDLPEGSKIEDYLLFWIGSDSSAFANVVLTFNGCDVVRYDAEEDSLVTEFTQQRRILKRRYYLVEKAKDANIIGILVGTLGVAGYLHMIHHMQALISAAGKKSYILAMGRPNPAKLANFPECDVFIYISCAQTALLDSKEFMAPVITPFEANLAFSRGSEWTGAYLMHFQDVIINSSKPESEAEEEPRFSFFQGGYVEDHNTNDEAENGEEETMALVQAAEKALQLRGKDHNQLAKQTAAKSGPEYFLNRAYRGLEINSDNTTPEPFLVGRSGKASGYKHE from the exons ATGGAGATGGAGTTTGAATCAAGGTACGAAATTAACCGGACGGTAGAGTTCATAATCAGCAAAAGCTTCACCAGAATAGCTTTACAG TTCCCAGATGAGTTGTTGAAGGAATCAACTAAGGTCGTGCGTGCTCTTAAGAGCAAACTTAAGGAGATGAACGCTGAAAATGGCAGAGATGTTAGGTTCTTTGTTATGGCTGACACAACTTACGGTAGCTGCTGCGTTGATGAAGTTGGAGCTTTGCATATTGATTCTCAATGTGTTGTCCACTACGGACAAACATGTCTTAGCCC GACATCGGTTCTTCCTGCATTCTTTGTCTTCGGGAAAGCTTCCATAAATGTCGCGAGCTGCGTTAAGCATTTGCTTGATTACATGTCTAAGAGCAATAAGCCTGTTCTG attctttatgGACTAGAATACGCTCATGTGATTCCTTCTATTCAAGAAGAGTTAGGATTATCTAAGCCCGAGTCTCAGTTGAAATTCTCTGTAGCCAATGTGTTGTGTTCATTCATTAGTCCATCCAAAGATCCTAGAGAATCCATGGAGCATCCAGTACCATCTGGCGAAGATAGCTTGTCCTCATCTAGAAACTATAGACTAGGAGGGTTGACTTGGGACTTACCAGAAGGAAGCAAAATCGAGGACTATTTGCTTTTCTGGATCGGTTCTGACAGTTCAGCTTTTGCTAATGTAGTACTCACCTTCAATGGTTGTGACGTAG TCAGATATGATGCTGAAGAAGATTCTTTGGTTACGGAGTTTACTCAACAGAGAAGGATACTTAAACGACG ATATTACTTGGTGGAGAAAGCTAAGGATGCGAATATTATAGGCATCTTGGTGGGAACTCTTGGTGTTG CTGGTTACCTTCACATGATTCACCATATGCAAGCACTCATATCTGCtgctggaaaaaaatcttacattCTTGCCATGGGACGGCCTAATCCAGCCAAACTTGCAAACTTCCCTGAG tGTGATGTTTTCATCTACATCTCATGCGCCCAAACCGCTCTTTTAGATAGCAAAGAGTTCATGGCACCTGTCATCACTCCATTCGAAGCCAATCTTGCTTTTAGCAG AGGGAGTGAATGGACAGGTGCTTACCTAATGCATTTCCAAGATGTGATTATCAACTCTTCGAAACCAGAATCAGAAGCAGAGGAGGAGCCACGCTTCTCTTTCTTTCAAGGTGGTTACGTAGAAGATCACAATACAAACG ATGAAGCTGAGAATGGTGAGGAAGAGACAATGGCGTTGGTACAAGCTGCAGAGAAAGCATTGCAATTGAGAGGCAAAGATCATAACCAACTAGCTAAACAAACGGCTGCAAAATCAGGCCCTGAGTATTTCCTCAACCGTGCTTACCGTGGTCTGGAGATAAACAGCGACAATACTACGCCGGAGCCTTTCTTGGTTGGGAGAAGTGGCAAGGCGTCAGGATACAAGCACGAGTAG